A stretch of the Bombyx mori chromosome 14, ASM3026992v2 genome encodes the following:
- the LOC101745215 gene encoding carboxypeptidase B, producing the protein MNSLILLCVFAFAYAKHEMYIGYKSYYISPSHENEFQALASLENEYQIDVLTRPIFGRDGLVLVKPEYQESFLDALDKYGIKYRIHFDDVKAQLDYEDAILELRRNQTRSTERLSYTSYHDWPVIEEYIDGIAHRYPDLVKLVNAGRTFEGRNLKYLKISTTNFEDASKPVIVIDAAIHAREWATIPVATWAIHKLVEDVTEPDLLNNFDWIIFPVANPDGYTFSLNTQRFWRKTRSIVSPNTERCPGVDGNRNYDFHWNTVGTSTNPCAENYGGPKAFSEIETRIVRDILDEHLSRISLYLTIHSHGSMILYPWGHDGSLSHNALGLHTVGIEMANAIHTKALSYFPRYVVGNAALVLRYAASGASEDYAHSVGVPLSYTYELPGGGRGFFLDPIYIKQVATETWEGIVAGARKSEILFRA; encoded by the exons ATGAATTCACTTATTCTGCTTTGTGTTTTCGCTTTTGCGTATGCAAAACACGAGATGTATATTGG ATATAAATCGTACTACATATCACCTTCACACGAGAATGAGTTCCAAGCACTCGCTTCCTTGGAGAATGAGTATCAAATTGATGTTTTGACCCGGCCGATATTCGGAAGGGACGGACTGGTTCTGGTTAAGCCGGAGTACCAGGAGAGCTTCTTGGATGCTCTCGATAAATACGGCATCAAGTACAGAATTCATTTTGACGATGTGAAAGC GCAACTTGACTACGAGGACGCCATCTTGGAATTGAGAAGGAACCAAACGAGAAGTACAGAGAGATTGTCATACACCAGCTACCATGATTGGCCAGTG ATTGAAGAGTACATAGACGGCATTGCTCACCGCTATCCCGATTTAGTGAAATTGGTTAATGCAGGAAGGACTTTCGAAGGGCGGAACCTCAAGTACCTGAAAATTTCCACAACAAACTTCGAAGATGCGAGCAAACCTGTTATTGTAATAGACGCAGCCATCCACGCCAGAGAATGGGCTACGATCCCTGTAGCTACTTGGGCCATCCACAAGCTAGTTGAAGACGTGACTGAGCCTGATCTGTTGAATAATTTCGATTGGATCATTTTCCCTGTTGCCAATCCCGACGGATACACGTTCTCTTTGAATACG CAACGTTTCTGGCGCAAGACCAGATCAATCGTTTCCCCCAACACAGAAAGGTGTCCGGGAGTAGACGGCAATCGAAACTATGATTTCCATTGGAACACTGTTGGTACGAGTACTAACCCTTGCGCTGAGAACTACGGCGGACCAAAGGCCTTCTCCGAGATTGAAACTAGAATAGTCCGTGATATCTTGGATGAGCACTTGTCCCGAATCAGTCTATACCTTACTATTCACAGCCATGGCAGCATGATCTTGTACCCATGGGGACACGATGGCTCTTTATCCCACAACGCTCTTGGTCTTCACACCGTTGGTATTGAAATGGCAAATGCAATCCACACTAAGGCTTTAAGCTACTTCCCAAGATATGTCGTTGGAAACGCAGCTCTCGTTTTGAGGTACGCAGCATCCGGAGCTTCTGAAGACTACGCCCATTCAGTTGGGGTGCCGCTGTCATATACCTACGAGCTTCCAGGAGGCGGTAGAGGATTCTTCTTGGATCCAATTTATATTAAACAAGTGGCTACTGAAACTTGGGAAGGCATTGTAGCCGGTGCCAGAAAATCCGAAATTTTATTTAGAGCTTAA